One Anas platyrhynchos isolate ZD024472 breed Pekin duck chromosome 2, IASCAAS_PekinDuck_T2T, whole genome shotgun sequence DNA segment encodes these proteins:
- the LOC101801793 gene encoding ovalbumin-related protein X isoform X1, with amino-acid sequence MGSISAANAEFCFDVFNELKVHHANENILYSPLSIIAALAMVYLGARGNTEYQMEKVLHFDSIAGLGGSVQTKVQKPKCGKSMNIHILFKELLSDITTPKANHSVYLANRLYAEKSCPILPIYLKCVKKLYRVGLETVNFKKASDQARQLINSWVEKQTEGRVQDFLVPSSVDLNTALVLVNAIYFKGTWKRAFKEEDTQEMPFSMTKQDSKPVQMMIQNSTFKVATVAAEKMKILELPYASGELSMLVLLPDEVSGLEQIENKISFEKLTQWTNPSVMERRVVKVYLPRMKIEEKYNLTSVLMSLGMTDLFSPSANLSGISSAENLKMSEAVHGAYMEVNEEGMEVVGSTGMMGDIKDSSEFEEFRADHPFLFLIKHNPTNSIVYFGRYCSP; translated from the exons ATGGGGTCCATCAGTGCAGCAAATGCAGAATTCTGTTTTGATGTATTCAATGAGCTTAAAGTTCACCATGCCAATGAGAACATCTTGTATTCCCCCCTGAGCATCATTGCAGCCTTGGCCATGGTCTATCTGGGAGCCAGAGGCAACACTGAGTACCAGATGGAAAAG GTTCTTCACTTTGACAGCATTGCAGGACTTGGAGGAAGCGTTCAGACCAAGGTACAGAAACCTAAG TGTGGCAAGTCTATGAACATCCACATACTATTCAAGGAACTTCTCTCTGATATCACTACGCCAAAAGCCAATCATTCAGTCTACCTTGCCAACAGACTCTATGCTGAAAAGTCATGTCCAATCCTACCG ATATACTTAAAATGTGTGAAGAAACTGTACAGAGTAGGTCTggaaacagtgaacttcaaAAAAGCATCAGATCAAGCCAGACAGCTCATTAATTCCTGGGTGGAAAAACAGACAGAGG GACGCGTCCAAGACTTCCTGGTACCAAGCTCTGTTGATCTCAATACTGCACTGGTCCTCGTTAATGCCATTTACTTCAAAGGCACGTGGAAGAGAGCCTTCAAGGAAGAAGACACTCAGGAAATGCCCTTCAGCATGACAAAG CAAGACAGCAAGCCTGTGCAAATGATGATTCAGAACAGCACGTTTAAGGTGGCCACGGTGGCTGCGGAGAAAATGAAGATCCTGGAGCTTCCGTACGCCAGCGGAGAGCTGAGCATGTTGGTGCTGTTGCCTGATGAGGTTTCTGGCCTGGAGCAG ATTGAGAACAAAATCAGCTTTGAAAAGCTGACACAGTGGACCAATCCCAGTGTGATGGAAAGGAGGGTAGTGAAAGTGTACCTCCCTCGCATGAAGATTGAGGAAAAATATAACCTCACATCTGTCTTAATGTCCTTGGGAATGACGGACTTGTTCAGCCCTTCAGCCAACCTGTCTGGTATCTCTTCTGCAGAGAACCTAAAGATGTCTGAGGCTGTGCATGGGGCATACATGGAAGTCAATGAAGAGGGCATGGAGGTGGTAGGCTCAACAGGGATGATGGGAGACATCAAGGATTCCTCTGAGTTCGAAGAGTTTAGGGCTGACCACCCATTCCTCTTCTTGATCAAACATAACCCAACCAACAGCATTGTCTACTTTGGTAGATATTGTTCCCCCTAA
- the LOC101801793 gene encoding ovalbumin-related protein X isoform X2: protein MGSISAANAEFCFDVFNELKVHHANENILYSPLSIIAALAMVYLGARGNTEYQMEKVLHFDSIAGLGGSVQTKCGKSMNIHILFKELLSDITTPKANHSVYLANRLYAEKSCPILPIYLKCVKKLYRVGLETVNFKKASDQARQLINSWVEKQTEGRVQDFLVPSSVDLNTALVLVNAIYFKGTWKRAFKEEDTQEMPFSMTKQDSKPVQMMIQNSTFKVATVAAEKMKILELPYASGELSMLVLLPDEVSGLEQIENKISFEKLTQWTNPSVMERRVVKVYLPRMKIEEKYNLTSVLMSLGMTDLFSPSANLSGISSAENLKMSEAVHGAYMEVNEEGMEVVGSTGMMGDIKDSSEFEEFRADHPFLFLIKHNPTNSIVYFGRYCSP, encoded by the exons ATGGGGTCCATCAGTGCAGCAAATGCAGAATTCTGTTTTGATGTATTCAATGAGCTTAAAGTTCACCATGCCAATGAGAACATCTTGTATTCCCCCCTGAGCATCATTGCAGCCTTGGCCATGGTCTATCTGGGAGCCAGAGGCAACACTGAGTACCAGATGGAAAAG GTTCTTCACTTTGACAGCATTGCAGGACTTGGAGGAAGCGTTCAGACCAAG TGTGGCAAGTCTATGAACATCCACATACTATTCAAGGAACTTCTCTCTGATATCACTACGCCAAAAGCCAATCATTCAGTCTACCTTGCCAACAGACTCTATGCTGAAAAGTCATGTCCAATCCTACCG ATATACTTAAAATGTGTGAAGAAACTGTACAGAGTAGGTCTggaaacagtgaacttcaaAAAAGCATCAGATCAAGCCAGACAGCTCATTAATTCCTGGGTGGAAAAACAGACAGAGG GACGCGTCCAAGACTTCCTGGTACCAAGCTCTGTTGATCTCAATACTGCACTGGTCCTCGTTAATGCCATTTACTTCAAAGGCACGTGGAAGAGAGCCTTCAAGGAAGAAGACACTCAGGAAATGCCCTTCAGCATGACAAAG CAAGACAGCAAGCCTGTGCAAATGATGATTCAGAACAGCACGTTTAAGGTGGCCACGGTGGCTGCGGAGAAAATGAAGATCCTGGAGCTTCCGTACGCCAGCGGAGAGCTGAGCATGTTGGTGCTGTTGCCTGATGAGGTTTCTGGCCTGGAGCAG ATTGAGAACAAAATCAGCTTTGAAAAGCTGACACAGTGGACCAATCCCAGTGTGATGGAAAGGAGGGTAGTGAAAGTGTACCTCCCTCGCATGAAGATTGAGGAAAAATATAACCTCACATCTGTCTTAATGTCCTTGGGAATGACGGACTTGTTCAGCCCTTCAGCCAACCTGTCTGGTATCTCTTCTGCAGAGAACCTAAAGATGTCTGAGGCTGTGCATGGGGCATACATGGAAGTCAATGAAGAGGGCATGGAGGTGGTAGGCTCAACAGGGATGATGGGAGACATCAAGGATTCCTCTGAGTTCGAAGAGTTTAGGGCTGACCACCCATTCCTCTTCTTGATCAAACATAACCCAACCAACAGCATTGTCTACTTTGGTAGATATTGTTCCCCCTAA
- the LOC101802498 gene encoding serpin B4 isoform X3 — MGSLCAANAKFCLDFFKELSKIKRNENIFFSPLSLSAAFGMVLLGARGNTLKQIEKVFHFGEVLSDTTQRTRYPSEKVQLCTRKCKPTKKLTFSCLKCEEAGGVHSQFQALLAAVGEPSPGCFLTTANRLFGEITYPFFQQYLDSTKKFYRAELEAVDFKYTKEEAREKINFWVENETKGKIKDLFAAGSIDPSTVLVLVNAIYFKGKWAVEFKKEDTKETYFRLNKNERKTVQMMFREGYFKLAIVEEPKIKVIELPYLNNELSMLILLPEVVHEDFTGLEQLENTLTYEKLAEWTSLDKMQQLTVKVYLPQFKMDESYVLNKTLQKMGVMNVFDWGKADLSGISMKDGLVMSKAIHKSSVEVNEEGTEAVAATQILLPLNESYFGN; from the exons ATGGGCTCGCTTTGTGCAGCCAATGCCAAGTTCTGTCTGGACTTTTTCAAAGAGctgagcaaaataaaaagaaatgaaaacatctttttctcACCACTGAGTCTCTCAGCTGCCTTTGGAATGGTTCTCCTTGGTGCCAGGGGCAACACACTCAAACAGATAGAGAAG GTATTTCATTTTGGTGAAGTTTTGAGTGATACAACCCAGAGAACCAGATATCCTTCTGAGAAG GTACAGCTCTGCACCAGGAAGTGCAAACCTACTAAGAAACTTACATTTTCCTGTTTGAAGTGTGAAGAAGCTGGAGGAGTCCATTCCCAGTTCCAGGCACTGCTAGCAGCAGTCGGTGaacccagcccaggctgctttCTCACCACTGCCAACAGGCTCTTTGGAGAAATCACTTACCCGTTCTTCCAG CAATATTTGGATTCCACAAAGAAGTTCTATagagcagagctggaagcagTTGATTTTAAATATACTAAGGAAGAAGCCAGAGAGAAAATCAACTTCTGGGTGGAAAATGAGACAAAAG gtaaaatCAAAGACCTATTTGCTGCTGGTTCTATTGATCCCTCCACTGTACTTGTGCTGGTCAATGccatatattttaaaggaaagtgGGCAGTAGAATTTAAGAAGGAAGATACCAAGGAAACATATTTCAGACTGAACAAG AATGAGAGAAAGACAGTGCAGATGATGTTTCGGGAAGGTTATTTTAAGCTGGCCATCGTAGAGGAACCAAAAATTAAAGTGATAGAGCTCCCTTACTTGAATAATGAACTAAGCATGCTTATTCTTCTTCCTGAAGTTGTGCATGAAGACTTTACTGGCCTAGAACAG CTTGAAAACACCCTCACATATGAAAAACTAGCAGAATGGACCAGCTTGGATAAGATGCAACAGCTGACAGTGAAGGTATACCTGCCCCAGTTCAAGATGGACGAGAGTTACGTTCTCAACAAAACTCTCCAGAAGATGGGAGTGATGAATGTTTTTGACTGGGGAAAAGCAGATTTATCAGGAATCTCTATGAAAGATGGCCTGGTTATGTCCAAGGCCATTCATAAGTCATCTGTGGAAGTGAATGAAGAGGGCACTGAAGCGGTTGCTGCCACACAG ATACTCCTCCCCTTAAATGAAAGTTATTTTGGAAATTAG
- the LOC101802498 gene encoding serpin B4 isoform X5, with translation MPEKKKKVKRVNERKTVQMMFREGYFKLAIVEEPKIKVIELPYLNNELSMLILLPEVVHEDFTGLEQLENTLTYEKLAEWTSLDKMQQLTVKVYLPQFKMDESYVLNKTLQKMGVMNVFDWGKADLSGISMKDGLVMSKAIHKSSVEVNEEGTEAVAATQVVVMPLSRPISYEFKADHPFLFFIRHNPTNTILFFGRYSSP, from the exons ATgccagaaaagaagaagaaagtaaaGAGAGTT AATGAGAGAAAGACAGTGCAGATGATGTTTCGGGAAGGTTATTTTAAGCTGGCCATCGTAGAGGAACCAAAAATTAAAGTGATAGAGCTCCCTTACTTGAATAATGAACTAAGCATGCTTATTCTTCTTCCTGAAGTTGTGCATGAAGACTTTACTGGCCTAGAACAG CTTGAAAACACCCTCACATATGAAAAACTAGCAGAATGGACCAGCTTGGATAAGATGCAACAGCTGACAGTGAAGGTATACCTGCCCCAGTTCAAGATGGACGAGAGTTACGTTCTCAACAAAACTCTCCAGAAGATGGGAGTGATGAATGTTTTTGACTGGGGAAAAGCAGATTTATCAGGAATCTCTATGAAAGATGGCCTGGTTATGTCCAAGGCCATTCATAAGTCATCTGTGGAAGTGAATGAAGAGGGCACTGAAGCGGTTGCTGCCACACAGGTTGTTGTAATGCCTTTGAGTCGCCCAATTTCTTATGAGTTCAAAGCTGACCAcccatttcttttcttcatcagaCACAACCCAACCAACACCATTCTCTTCTTTGGCAGATACTCCTCCCCTTAA
- the LOC101802498 gene encoding serpin B4 isoform X1, which translates to MGSLCAANAKFCLDFFKELSKIKRNENIFFSPLSLSAAFGMVLLGARGNTLKQIEKVFHFGEVLSDTTQRTRYPSEKVQLCTRKCKPTKKLTFSCLKCEEAGGVHSQFQALLAAVGEPSPGCFLTTANRLFGEITYPFFQQYLDSTKKFYRAELEAVDFKYTKEEAREKINFWVENETKGKIKDLFAAGSIDPSTVLVLVNAIYFKGKWAVEFKKEDTKETYFRLNKNERKTVQMMFREGYFKLAIVEEPKIKVIELPYLNNELSMLILLPEVVHEDFTGLEQLENTLTYEKLAEWTSLDKMQQLTVKVYLPQFKMDESYVLNKTLQKMGVMNVFDWGKADLSGISMKDGLVMSKAIHKSSVEVNEEGTEAVAATQVVVMPLSRPISYEFKADHPFLFFIRHNPTNTILFFGRYSSP; encoded by the exons ATGGGCTCGCTTTGTGCAGCCAATGCCAAGTTCTGTCTGGACTTTTTCAAAGAGctgagcaaaataaaaagaaatgaaaacatctttttctcACCACTGAGTCTCTCAGCTGCCTTTGGAATGGTTCTCCTTGGTGCCAGGGGCAACACACTCAAACAGATAGAGAAG GTATTTCATTTTGGTGAAGTTTTGAGTGATACAACCCAGAGAACCAGATATCCTTCTGAGAAG GTACAGCTCTGCACCAGGAAGTGCAAACCTACTAAGAAACTTACATTTTCCTGTTTGAAGTGTGAAGAAGCTGGAGGAGTCCATTCCCAGTTCCAGGCACTGCTAGCAGCAGTCGGTGaacccagcccaggctgctttCTCACCACTGCCAACAGGCTCTTTGGAGAAATCACTTACCCGTTCTTCCAG CAATATTTGGATTCCACAAAGAAGTTCTATagagcagagctggaagcagTTGATTTTAAATATACTAAGGAAGAAGCCAGAGAGAAAATCAACTTCTGGGTGGAAAATGAGACAAAAG gtaaaatCAAAGACCTATTTGCTGCTGGTTCTATTGATCCCTCCACTGTACTTGTGCTGGTCAATGccatatattttaaaggaaagtgGGCAGTAGAATTTAAGAAGGAAGATACCAAGGAAACATATTTCAGACTGAACAAG AATGAGAGAAAGACAGTGCAGATGATGTTTCGGGAAGGTTATTTTAAGCTGGCCATCGTAGAGGAACCAAAAATTAAAGTGATAGAGCTCCCTTACTTGAATAATGAACTAAGCATGCTTATTCTTCTTCCTGAAGTTGTGCATGAAGACTTTACTGGCCTAGAACAG CTTGAAAACACCCTCACATATGAAAAACTAGCAGAATGGACCAGCTTGGATAAGATGCAACAGCTGACAGTGAAGGTATACCTGCCCCAGTTCAAGATGGACGAGAGTTACGTTCTCAACAAAACTCTCCAGAAGATGGGAGTGATGAATGTTTTTGACTGGGGAAAAGCAGATTTATCAGGAATCTCTATGAAAGATGGCCTGGTTATGTCCAAGGCCATTCATAAGTCATCTGTGGAAGTGAATGAAGAGGGCACTGAAGCGGTTGCTGCCACACAGGTTGTTGTAATGCCTTTGAGTCGCCCAATTTCTTATGAGTTCAAAGCTGACCAcccatttcttttcttcatcagaCACAACCCAACCAACACCATTCTCTTCTTTGGCAGATACTCCTCCCCTTAA
- the LOC101802498 gene encoding serpin B4 isoform X4 produces MGSLCAANAKFCLDFFKELSKIKRNENIFFSPLSLSAAFGMVLLGARGNTLKQIEKCEEAGGVHSQFQALLAAVGEPSPGCFLTTANRLFGEITYPFFQQYLDSTKKFYRAELEAVDFKYTKEEAREKINFWVENETKGKIKDLFAAGSIDPSTVLVLVNAIYFKGKWAVEFKKEDTKETYFRLNKNERKTVQMMFREGYFKLAIVEEPKIKVIELPYLNNELSMLILLPEVVHEDFTGLEQLENTLTYEKLAEWTSLDKMQQLTVKVYLPQFKMDESYVLNKTLQKMGVMNVFDWGKADLSGISMKDGLVMSKAIHKSSVEVNEEGTEAVAATQVVVMPLSRPISYEFKADHPFLFFIRHNPTNTILFFGRYSSP; encoded by the exons ATGGGCTCGCTTTGTGCAGCCAATGCCAAGTTCTGTCTGGACTTTTTCAAAGAGctgagcaaaataaaaagaaatgaaaacatctttttctcACCACTGAGTCTCTCAGCTGCCTTTGGAATGGTTCTCCTTGGTGCCAGGGGCAACACACTCAAACAGATAGAGAAG TGTGAAGAAGCTGGAGGAGTCCATTCCCAGTTCCAGGCACTGCTAGCAGCAGTCGGTGaacccagcccaggctgctttCTCACCACTGCCAACAGGCTCTTTGGAGAAATCACTTACCCGTTCTTCCAG CAATATTTGGATTCCACAAAGAAGTTCTATagagcagagctggaagcagTTGATTTTAAATATACTAAGGAAGAAGCCAGAGAGAAAATCAACTTCTGGGTGGAAAATGAGACAAAAG gtaaaatCAAAGACCTATTTGCTGCTGGTTCTATTGATCCCTCCACTGTACTTGTGCTGGTCAATGccatatattttaaaggaaagtgGGCAGTAGAATTTAAGAAGGAAGATACCAAGGAAACATATTTCAGACTGAACAAG AATGAGAGAAAGACAGTGCAGATGATGTTTCGGGAAGGTTATTTTAAGCTGGCCATCGTAGAGGAACCAAAAATTAAAGTGATAGAGCTCCCTTACTTGAATAATGAACTAAGCATGCTTATTCTTCTTCCTGAAGTTGTGCATGAAGACTTTACTGGCCTAGAACAG CTTGAAAACACCCTCACATATGAAAAACTAGCAGAATGGACCAGCTTGGATAAGATGCAACAGCTGACAGTGAAGGTATACCTGCCCCAGTTCAAGATGGACGAGAGTTACGTTCTCAACAAAACTCTCCAGAAGATGGGAGTGATGAATGTTTTTGACTGGGGAAAAGCAGATTTATCAGGAATCTCTATGAAAGATGGCCTGGTTATGTCCAAGGCCATTCATAAGTCATCTGTGGAAGTGAATGAAGAGGGCACTGAAGCGGTTGCTGCCACACAGGTTGTTGTAATGCCTTTGAGTCGCCCAATTTCTTATGAGTTCAAAGCTGACCAcccatttcttttcttcatcagaCACAACCCAACCAACACCATTCTCTTCTTTGGCAGATACTCCTCCCCTTAA
- the LOC101802498 gene encoding serpin B4 isoform X2 encodes MGSLCAANAKFCLDFFKELSKIKRNENIFFSPLSLSAAFGMVLLGARGNTLKQIEKVFHFGEVLSDTTQRTRYPSEKCEEAGGVHSQFQALLAAVGEPSPGCFLTTANRLFGEITYPFFQQYLDSTKKFYRAELEAVDFKYTKEEAREKINFWVENETKGKIKDLFAAGSIDPSTVLVLVNAIYFKGKWAVEFKKEDTKETYFRLNKNERKTVQMMFREGYFKLAIVEEPKIKVIELPYLNNELSMLILLPEVVHEDFTGLEQLENTLTYEKLAEWTSLDKMQQLTVKVYLPQFKMDESYVLNKTLQKMGVMNVFDWGKADLSGISMKDGLVMSKAIHKSSVEVNEEGTEAVAATQVVVMPLSRPISYEFKADHPFLFFIRHNPTNTILFFGRYSSP; translated from the exons ATGGGCTCGCTTTGTGCAGCCAATGCCAAGTTCTGTCTGGACTTTTTCAAAGAGctgagcaaaataaaaagaaatgaaaacatctttttctcACCACTGAGTCTCTCAGCTGCCTTTGGAATGGTTCTCCTTGGTGCCAGGGGCAACACACTCAAACAGATAGAGAAG GTATTTCATTTTGGTGAAGTTTTGAGTGATACAACCCAGAGAACCAGATATCCTTCTGAGAAG TGTGAAGAAGCTGGAGGAGTCCATTCCCAGTTCCAGGCACTGCTAGCAGCAGTCGGTGaacccagcccaggctgctttCTCACCACTGCCAACAGGCTCTTTGGAGAAATCACTTACCCGTTCTTCCAG CAATATTTGGATTCCACAAAGAAGTTCTATagagcagagctggaagcagTTGATTTTAAATATACTAAGGAAGAAGCCAGAGAGAAAATCAACTTCTGGGTGGAAAATGAGACAAAAG gtaaaatCAAAGACCTATTTGCTGCTGGTTCTATTGATCCCTCCACTGTACTTGTGCTGGTCAATGccatatattttaaaggaaagtgGGCAGTAGAATTTAAGAAGGAAGATACCAAGGAAACATATTTCAGACTGAACAAG AATGAGAGAAAGACAGTGCAGATGATGTTTCGGGAAGGTTATTTTAAGCTGGCCATCGTAGAGGAACCAAAAATTAAAGTGATAGAGCTCCCTTACTTGAATAATGAACTAAGCATGCTTATTCTTCTTCCTGAAGTTGTGCATGAAGACTTTACTGGCCTAGAACAG CTTGAAAACACCCTCACATATGAAAAACTAGCAGAATGGACCAGCTTGGATAAGATGCAACAGCTGACAGTGAAGGTATACCTGCCCCAGTTCAAGATGGACGAGAGTTACGTTCTCAACAAAACTCTCCAGAAGATGGGAGTGATGAATGTTTTTGACTGGGGAAAAGCAGATTTATCAGGAATCTCTATGAAAGATGGCCTGGTTATGTCCAAGGCCATTCATAAGTCATCTGTGGAAGTGAATGAAGAGGGCACTGAAGCGGTTGCTGCCACACAGGTTGTTGTAATGCCTTTGAGTCGCCCAATTTCTTATGAGTTCAAAGCTGACCAcccatttcttttcttcatcagaCACAACCCAACCAACACCATTCTCTTCTTTGGCAGATACTCCTCCCCTTAA